The proteins below are encoded in one region of Winogradskyella helgolandensis:
- the lon gene encoding endopeptidase La: MAKSNFLNLDNLSFQDFDENSELIPLMTPEDEELINNESLPESLPILPLRNTVLFPGVVIPITAGRDASIKLINDANKGGKVIGVVSQKDEAVENPTAKDIYKTGTVARILKVLKMPDGNTTVVIQGKKRFAINEVITEKPYLTATISDIPEAKPAKENEEFRAIIDSIKDLSLDIIKESPNIPSEASFAIKNIESDSFLVNFVSSNMNLKVEEKQELLKINDLKERALQTLKFMNLEFQKLELKNDIQSKVQSDMNQQQREYFLHQQMKTIQEELGGGVSSGEEIEDMKARAKKKKWDDKVKEHFEKELAKMQRMNPQVAEYSIQRNYLDLFLDLPWNEFSKDKFDLKRAVKILDRDHFGLEDVKKRIIEYLAVLKLRNDMKSPILCLYGPPGVGKTSLGKSIAEALGREYVRISLGGLRDEAEIRGHRKTYIGAMPGRIIQSLKKAGSSNPVFVLDEIDKLSTGNQGDPSSAMLEVLDPEQNNEFYDNFLEMGYDLSKVMFIATSNSMNTIQPALRDRMEIINVTGYTIEEKVEIAKRHLLPKQLKEHGLDDKALKIAKPQLEKIVEGYTRESGVRGLEKQIAKMVRYAAKNIAMEEAYNIKVSNDDVIEILGSPRMERDKYENNDVAGVVTGLAWTSVGGDILFIESILSKGKGTLSITGNLGKVMKESATIAMEYIKANADEFGIDPEVFGKYNVHIHVPEGATPKDGPSAGVTMLTSLVSLFTQRKVKKSLAMTGEITLRGKVLPVGGIKEKILAAKRARIKEILLCEDNRRDIEEIKPEYLKGLTFHYVKDMSDVLKLALTKQKVNNAKKL; encoded by the coding sequence ATGGCAAAATCAAATTTTTTAAACTTAGACAATCTGTCATTTCAGGATTTTGATGAGAATTCAGAATTAATTCCATTAATGACACCTGAAGATGAAGAATTAATAAACAACGAATCTTTACCAGAATCGTTACCAATTTTACCGTTGCGAAATACGGTTTTATTTCCTGGCGTCGTCATTCCGATTACAGCGGGTAGAGATGCTTCAATTAAGCTGATTAATGATGCTAACAAAGGCGGAAAAGTAATTGGTGTTGTGTCTCAAAAGGACGAAGCAGTAGAAAATCCAACAGCTAAAGATATTTACAAAACAGGTACTGTTGCACGAATCTTAAAAGTGCTTAAAATGCCAGATGGTAACACAACGGTTGTTATTCAGGGTAAAAAGCGTTTTGCAATTAACGAAGTGATTACAGAAAAGCCTTATTTAACGGCTACAATTTCTGATATTCCTGAAGCTAAACCGGCAAAAGAGAATGAAGAATTCAGAGCTATTATAGACTCTATTAAGGATTTGTCTTTAGACATTATTAAAGAAAGTCCAAACATTCCATCTGAAGCGAGTTTTGCGATTAAGAATATTGAAAGTGATTCATTCTTAGTGAACTTTGTGTCGTCTAACATGAATCTTAAAGTAGAGGAGAAGCAAGAATTGTTGAAGATTAATGATCTTAAAGAACGAGCGCTTCAAACCTTGAAATTTATGAATCTCGAGTTTCAAAAGCTTGAGCTTAAAAATGATATTCAGAGTAAGGTTCAAAGTGATATGAACCAACAGCAACGTGAGTATTTCTTACACCAACAAATGAAAACCATTCAGGAAGAATTGGGTGGCGGTGTCTCTTCTGGTGAGGAAATAGAAGACATGAAAGCACGTGCTAAGAAAAAGAAATGGGACGATAAAGTAAAAGAACATTTTGAGAAAGAATTAGCTAAAATGCAACGAATGAATCCTCAGGTAGCTGAGTATTCTATTCAACGTAACTATTTAGATCTATTTTTAGATTTACCATGGAATGAATTTAGCAAGGATAAATTCGATCTAAAACGTGCAGTGAAAATCTTAGATCGTGATCATTTTGGATTGGAAGATGTAAAGAAACGAATCATAGAATACTTAGCAGTTTTAAAGCTTCGTAATGATATGAAGTCACCAATCTTGTGTCTTTACGGACCTCCTGGAGTTGGTAAAACATCTTTAGGAAAATCTATTGCTGAAGCTTTAGGTAGAGAATATGTTCGAATTTCATTAGGTGGTTTACGTGACGAGGCGGAAATCCGTGGTCATAGAAAAACTTATATTGGGGCGATGCCTGGACGAATTATTCAGAGTTTAAAGAAAGCCGGCTCGTCAAACCCTGTATTTGTATTAGATGAAATAGATAAATTGTCAACAGGCAATCAAGGTGATCCATCTTCTGCAATGCTTGAGGTCTTAGATCCAGAGCAAAACAATGAATTTTACGATAATTTCCTAGAAATGGGATATGATTTATCTAAAGTAATGTTTATTGCAACGTCTAACAGTATGAATACTATTCAGCCAGCATTAAGAGACCGAATGGAAATCATTAATGTTACGGGTTATACTATTGAAGAAAAAGTAGAAATTGCTAAGCGTCATTTGTTGCCAAAGCAACTAAAAGAACATGGTTTAGATGATAAAGCTTTAAAAATAGCAAAACCTCAATTAGAAAAAATTGTTGAAGGTTATACACGAGAATCTGGAGTTAGAGGCTTAGAAAAACAAATTGCAAAAATGGTGCGTTATGCTGCCAAGAATATTGCAATGGAAGAAGCGTATAATATTAAGGTTTCTAATGATGATGTGATTGAAATTCTAGGAAGTCCTAGAATGGAACGCGATAAATACGAAAACAATGATGTTGCAGGAGTCGTTACAGGTTTAGCATGGACGAGTGTAGGAGGTGATATTTTGTTTATTGAATCTATTTTATCTAAAGGAAAAGGGACTTTATCTATTACTGGTAACTTAGGAAAAGTAATGAAGGAATCTGCCACTATTGCTATGGAATACATTAAGGCAAATGCAGATGAATTTGGTATTGATCCAGAAGTTTTTGGAAAATATAATGTACACATTCACGTGCCAGAAGGAGCAACACCAAAAGATGGTCCAAGTGCAGGTGTTACTATGTTAACATCTTTAGTATCTTTGTTTACACAACGTAAAGTTAAAAAGAGCTTAGCGATGACAGGTGAAATTACGTTAAGAGGTAAAGTGTTACCTGTAGGTGGTATCAAAGAAAAAATCTTAGCAGCCAAGCGTGCTCGTATTAAAGAGATTTTACTTTGTGAAGATAACCGCAGAGATATTGAGGAAATTAAACCAGAATATTTAAAAGGTTTAACCTTCCATTATGTGAAAGATATGAGTGATGTTTTAAAACTAGCACTGACAAAGCAAAAAGTAAATAATGCAAAAAAGCTTTAA
- a CDS encoding RNA polymerase sigma factor: MTSTNQNIEQLLQLCQSGNQRAQLEIYNRYNKAMYNTAIRIVKDSFKAEDIMQESFLTAFTKLNTLQDTNLFGAWLKRIVVNNSIGYYNKAVKQNEVPLDNVIYKVEDDNGINETEQHSEKVKLILDAMKTLKPNYSLSLSLHLIEGYDYEEIGEIMNLSYANCRTLISRAKESLRKKLVLN, encoded by the coding sequence TTGACATCAACCAATCAAAATATCGAACAGTTATTACAGCTTTGTCAGTCTGGAAACCAACGTGCACAGTTGGAAATTTACAACAGATATAACAAAGCCATGTATAACACAGCCATTAGAATTGTAAAAGATTCTTTTAAGGCTGAAGACATTATGCAAGAGTCTTTTTTAACGGCTTTTACAAAATTGAACACGCTACAAGACACCAATTTATTTGGCGCATGGTTAAAACGTATTGTTGTGAATAACAGCATTGGGTATTATAACAAAGCGGTGAAGCAAAATGAAGTCCCTTTAGATAACGTTATCTATAAAGTTGAAGACGACAACGGCATTAATGAAACAGAGCAACACAGTGAAAAAGTAAAACTGATTTTAGACGCCATGAAAACCTTAAAACCCAACTATAGTTTAAGCTTATCATTACATTTAATTGAAGGTTACGATTATGAAGAAATCGGTGAAATTATGAATTTGTCTTATGCCAATTGCAGAACGTTAATTTCACGAGCAAAAGAGAGTTTACGTAAGAAACTAGTATTGAATTAA
- a CDS encoding head GIN domain-containing protein yields MKLLKSITVLIFLLSTTLVSAQWGKSKKIKGDGHITTTTISTTDYDAISTAGSMDFRLIKGKEGDISIKGDSNLMSYIVTEVKDNTLLVKIKKGYNLKPTQTIVITIPYESINVVSLAGSGDVENTGTIKANHFKVTLAGSGDIDLQIESKSIESSIAGSGDIELKGKTTNLKTTIAGSGDFDGDDLKSTNVDATISGSGDISVHCSGELKVRISGSGDVKYSGKPIHKDTKISGSGSVSN; encoded by the coding sequence ATGAAACTATTAAAATCAATTACAGTATTAATTTTTCTTTTAAGCACAACATTAGTATCTGCGCAATGGGGAAAGTCTAAAAAGATTAAAGGTGATGGTCATATTACAACTACAACCATCTCCACAACAGATTACGACGCTATAAGTACTGCTGGCTCTATGGACTTTAGACTTATTAAAGGCAAAGAAGGGGACATTTCAATTAAAGGAGACTCTAATCTAATGTCTTACATTGTTACAGAAGTAAAGGACAACACCTTATTAGTCAAAATAAAAAAGGGTTACAATTTAAAGCCTACACAAACCATTGTAATAACGATTCCTTATGAATCCATAAACGTAGTATCTCTTGCAGGATCTGGTGATGTAGAAAACACGGGCACTATAAAGGCCAATCATTTTAAAGTAACGTTAGCTGGCTCTGGCGATATTGATTTACAAATTGAATCTAAATCAATAGAGAGTAGCATTGCTGGCTCTGGCGATATTGAACTAAAAGGAAAAACAACAAACTTAAAAACGACAATCGCAGGATCTGGTGATTTTGATGGAGATGATTTAAAGAGCACTAATGTCGATGCTACAATTTCTGGCTCAGGAGATATTAGTGTGCATTGTAGCGGTGAATTAAAAGTAAGAATTTCAGGTTCTGGAGATGTTAAATACTCAGGAAAACCAATTCATAAAGACACTAAGATTTCAGGTTCTGGCAGTGTTAGTAATTAA
- a CDS encoding MFS transporter, producing MSEIKKGSKKLLNAWAFYDWANSVYTLTIASSIFPLFYSSLFDSKETLVSAFGFTMKQETLITIVTAFTFLVVAVLSPILSGIADYVGNKKNFMKFFCYVGSIGCIGLYWFNLSFIHFSLLFYFMGLIGYWGSLVFYNSYLPDIAFEDQQDSISAKGFSMGYIGSVLLLIANLIMVMTQEEDADKIEMMRYSFITVGIWWALFSQYTFRILPNGVSSGHKVTKDIVFNGFKELKAVWVQLKQNLRLKRYLNAFFVFSMAVQTIMLMAVYFGEKEINWASDGEKTIGLIVSILVIQLVAILGAILTSRAASKFGNINSLIVINFMWMCLCVYAYFMVSPMQFYIAAGLVGLVMGGVQSLGRSTYSKYLPETDDTTSYFSFYDVAEKIGIVIGMFIFAFVSEYSSMRYAILFLFVFFLIGIILLFRVPKEE from the coding sequence ATGAGTGAAATTAAAAAAGGAAGTAAAAAACTTCTCAACGCATGGGCATTTTATGATTGGGCAAATTCAGTGTATACCTTAACGATTGCTTCGTCCATATTTCCTCTGTTTTATTCTTCATTATTTGACTCTAAAGAGACATTAGTGTCTGCCTTTGGATTTACAATGAAACAAGAAACATTAATTACAATTGTTACAGCTTTTACGTTTTTAGTGGTTGCAGTATTATCTCCAATTCTTTCTGGTATTGCGGATTATGTTGGTAACAAAAAGAACTTCATGAAGTTCTTTTGTTATGTAGGGTCAATTGGCTGTATTGGATTATATTGGTTTAATCTAAGTTTTATTCACTTCAGTTTATTGTTCTATTTTATGGGGCTGATAGGCTATTGGGGAAGTTTAGTTTTTTATAATTCTTACCTTCCAGATATTGCCTTTGAGGATCAGCAAGACAGTATTAGTGCCAAAGGATTTTCAATGGGATATATAGGAAGTGTTCTTTTACTAATTGCAAATTTAATTATGGTAATGACCCAAGAAGAAGATGCTGATAAAATTGAAATGATGCGTTATTCGTTTATTACTGTAGGAATATGGTGGGCATTATTTAGTCAATACACATTTAGAATTTTACCAAATGGAGTGTCTTCTGGTCATAAAGTTACAAAAGATATTGTATTTAATGGTTTTAAAGAATTAAAGGCTGTTTGGGTTCAGTTGAAGCAAAATTTAAGATTAAAACGCTACTTAAATGCCTTTTTTGTGTTTAGCATGGCTGTGCAAACCATTATGTTAATGGCAGTTTATTTTGGGGAAAAAGAAATTAATTGGGCTTCGGATGGTGAAAAAACTATTGGACTAATTGTTAGTATTTTAGTTATTCAGTTGGTTGCTATTCTTGGAGCTATTTTAACATCTCGAGCAGCTTCAAAATTCGGTAATATAAATTCACTTATTGTAATTAATTTTATGTGGATGTGTCTTTGTGTATATGCCTATTTTATGGTCTCTCCAATGCAATTTTATATAGCAGCTGGTTTAGTTGGTTTGGTAATGGGAGGGGTTCAGTCTTTGGGCCGTTCTACCTATTCTAAATATTTGCCTGAAACAGACGATACAACTTCTTACTTTAGTTTTTATGATGTAGCAGAAAAAATAGGCATTGTTATCGGTATGTTTATTTTTGCTTTTGTTTCTGAATATTCCTCAATGCGATATGCTATTTTATTCTTATTTGTTTTCTTTTTAATAGGTATTATCCTTCTCTTTAGAGTGCCAAAAGAAGAATAG
- a CDS encoding M48 family metallopeptidase, whose product MKFNKITLSFLIVAVIVSCATNPFTGKKTMAFVGNDQLFPSAFAQYDQVLAESKVITGTSDAEMIKRVGERISVAAERWLVANGHHGYLDDYKWEYNLIESEQVNAWCMPGGKIAFYTGILPIAENETAIAAIMGHEVVHALANHGQQRMSAAYVQQGLAVVGNVALSNDEQSLGIFNQSFGIASNVVGMLPFSRAHETEADKVGIIIMAIAGYNPDEAAELWKRMEANSGGQSTPEFLSSHPANDTRIQNLQAMAPEAKAEAKKFGVTSFRPIN is encoded by the coding sequence ATGAAATTTAATAAAATAACCTTGAGTTTTTTAATTGTTGCTGTCATAGTTTCATGTGCAACAAATCCTTTCACAGGAAAAAAAACGATGGCATTTGTTGGTAACGACCAATTATTTCCATCTGCATTTGCTCAGTACGATCAAGTATTAGCTGAAAGTAAAGTCATTACTGGTACATCTGATGCCGAAATGATTAAGCGTGTTGGCGAACGTATATCAGTTGCTGCAGAGCGTTGGTTAGTGGCTAATGGTCATCATGGCTATTTAGATGATTACAAATGGGAATATAACCTTATAGAGTCAGAACAAGTTAATGCATGGTGTATGCCAGGCGGAAAAATTGCTTTTTATACAGGTATTTTACCAATTGCAGAAAATGAAACTGCGATAGCAGCTATTATGGGCCATGAGGTTGTACATGCGTTAGCTAATCATGGACAACAACGAATGAGTGCAGCTTATGTACAACAGGGATTAGCTGTTGTTGGGAATGTTGCTTTATCTAATGATGAGCAATCATTAGGGATTTTTAATCAATCTTTTGGTATTGCTTCTAATGTTGTTGGAATGTTACCATTTAGTAGAGCTCATGAAACTGAAGCAGATAAAGTAGGTATAATTATTATGGCAATAGCAGGATATAATCCCGATGAGGCAGCCGAATTATGGAAACGTATGGAAGCGAACAGTGGTGGGCAATCTACACCAGAATTTTTGAGTTCTCACCCAGCTAATGATACAAGGATTCAGAATTTACAAGCGATGGCACCAGAAGCAAAAGCTGAAGCGAAAAAGTTTGGAGTGACATCATTTAGACCAATAAACTAA
- a CDS encoding glycoside hydrolase family 31 protein — MIINTELENKGNLFPSKIIDFKKDVDKLYFTADNDVILELTVVRDSLLRFRYTTVGNFDNDFSYAITKYASIGYNKLEIEDKEEYYEVITTKLVCKILKEDMRISIYDAIDGVLINQDEGGFHWEESYEYGGNIVKMSKVSNDGESYYGLGDKPNHLNLKGKRYNNWVTDSYAYGKDTDPIYKTIPFYTGLHHGKAYGIFFDNTFKSSFDFAHERRNVTSFWSQGGEMNYYFFYGPKMNDVVESYTDLTGKPHHLPPLWALGFHQCKWSYYPESKVKEITSTFRKLQIPCDAIYLDIDYMEGFRCFTWNKEYFPDPKRMVKELLDDGFKTVAIIDPGIKIDKEYSVFKEALEKDYFCKRADGDYMKGKVWPGECYFPDFTNPEVRDWWSGLFQELIEDIGIKGVWNDMNEPAVMEVPNKTFPDDVRHDYDGNPCSHRKAHNIYGMQMARATYQGLKKYSYPKRPFVITRAAYSGTQRYTSTWTGDNVATWEHLWIANIQAQRMAMSGFSFAGSDIGGFAEQPQGELFTRWIQLGIFHPFFRVHSSGDHGDQEPWAFDEDVTAIVKKFIEIRYQLLPYLYTAFWNYVDHGTPLLKSLVLYDQADVQTHYRTDEFIFGEQILACPVLEPNAKGRRMYIPQGNWYNFWTDEVVKGGKEMWVDADIDSVPFFVKEGAIIPKYPIQQYVGEKEITEITLDVYYKDGKEESELYSDANDGFDYTKGRYSLRNFKLTGKANELIINQHKEGKFTTPYETFNIQFHGLPFDIVEVQLDNEKIIHKSLIANGIESIVVDKNFSELHIKGIKSKA, encoded by the coding sequence ATGATTATAAATACTGAATTAGAAAATAAAGGAAATTTATTTCCTTCAAAAATAATAGACTTTAAAAAAGATGTAGATAAACTGTATTTTACAGCAGACAATGATGTCATTTTAGAGTTGACAGTTGTTAGAGATAGTTTGTTACGCTTTAGATATACTACAGTTGGTAATTTTGATAATGATTTCTCTTATGCAATTACTAAATACGCTAGTATAGGATATAATAAGCTAGAAATAGAAGATAAAGAAGAGTATTATGAAGTCATTACAACTAAATTAGTTTGTAAGATTTTAAAGGAAGATATGAGAATATCAATCTATGATGCCATTGATGGAGTACTTATTAACCAAGATGAAGGTGGATTTCATTGGGAAGAAAGCTACGAATATGGTGGAAACATAGTTAAAATGAGTAAAGTCTCTAATGATGGAGAAAGTTACTATGGTCTTGGAGATAAACCAAATCATTTAAATCTTAAAGGTAAGCGTTATAATAATTGGGTAACTGATTCTTATGCATATGGAAAAGATACAGATCCTATTTATAAAACGATTCCATTTTACACAGGTTTACATCATGGAAAAGCCTATGGTATTTTCTTTGATAATACATTTAAATCATCTTTCGATTTTGCTCACGAACGAAGAAACGTTACTAGTTTCTGGTCTCAAGGGGGTGAAATGAATTATTACTTTTTCTACGGTCCTAAAATGAATGATGTTGTAGAGAGTTATACGGATTTAACAGGGAAACCACATCATTTACCACCACTTTGGGCCTTAGGTTTTCACCAATGTAAATGGAGTTATTATCCAGAAAGCAAAGTAAAGGAGATTACGTCAACTTTTAGAAAACTTCAGATTCCTTGTGATGCTATTTATTTAGATATCGATTACATGGAAGGGTTTCGTTGTTTCACTTGGAACAAAGAATATTTTCCAGATCCTAAACGAATGGTTAAGGAATTATTAGACGATGGGTTTAAAACCGTTGCGATTATAGATCCAGGTATTAAAATTGACAAAGAGTATTCTGTATTTAAAGAGGCTTTAGAAAAAGATTATTTCTGTAAACGTGCAGATGGTGATTATATGAAAGGTAAAGTATGGCCTGGTGAATGTTATTTTCCGGATTTTACAAATCCTGAAGTGAGAGATTGGTGGTCTGGATTATTTCAAGAACTTATTGAAGATATTGGCATCAAAGGTGTTTGGAATGACATGAATGAGCCAGCCGTTATGGAAGTGCCAAACAAAACATTTCCAGATGATGTACGTCACGATTATGATGGTAATCCTTGTAGCCACAGAAAAGCCCATAATATTTATGGTATGCAGATGGCAAGAGCAACGTACCAAGGTCTGAAAAAATATTCATATCCAAAACGTCCCTTTGTTATTACACGAGCCGCTTATTCTGGTACGCAGCGTTACACGTCTACTTGGACAGGAGATAACGTAGCAACGTGGGAGCACTTATGGATTGCAAATATCCAGGCTCAACGTATGGCTATGTCTGGTTTCTCTTTTGCTGGTAGTGATATCGGTGGATTTGCAGAACAACCACAAGGGGAATTATTTACACGATGGATTCAGTTAGGGATTTTTCATCCATTTTTTAGAGTCCATTCTTCAGGTGATCATGGAGACCAAGAACCTTGGGCTTTTGATGAAGATGTAACGGCAATAGTAAAGAAATTTATAGAAATTAGATATCAATTATTACCTTATTTATACACGGCTTTTTGGAATTATGTAGATCACGGAACACCATTATTAAAATCATTGGTGCTATACGATCAAGCAGATGTACAAACACATTACAGAACAGACGAGTTTATTTTTGGAGAGCAAATTTTAGCTTGTCCTGTATTAGAGCCAAATGCTAAAGGTCGTAGAATGTATATTCCTCAAGGGAATTGGTATAATTTCTGGACCGATGAGGTTGTAAAAGGAGGTAAAGAAATGTGGGTAGATGCTGATATTGATAGTGTACCATTTTTCGTAAAAGAAGGGGCTATTATTCCTAAATACCCAATCCAACAATATGTAGGTGAAAAGGAAATTACTGAAATTACGTTAGATGTTTATTATAAAGATGGTAAAGAAGAAAGCGAACTTTATAGTGATGCTAATGATGGCTTTGATTATACAAAAGGTCGTTACAGTTTAAGAAATTTTAAACTCACAGGAAAAGCTAACGAACTAATCATCAATCAACATAAAGAAGGGAAATTTACAACACCTTATGAAACTTTTAATATTCAATTCCATGGTCTACCTTTCGATATTGTTGAGGTTCAATTAGATAATGAAAAAATAATTCATAAAAGTTTAATAGCGAACGGAATAGAATCTATTGTTGTGGATAAGAATTTTTCTGAGTTACATATAAAAGGAATTAAGTCAAAGGCATAG
- the glgB gene encoding 1,4-alpha-glucan branching protein GlgB: protein MAEVIAYSRFTDFDVDLFKSGKHYRLYEKFGSHITTIDGVEGVYFAVWAPSAKMVSVIGDFNYWTEGEHKLNVRWDSSGIWEGFIPGAGKGSKYKYKILSSNNDIKTEKADPYARRAEHNPQTASIVWDDHYKWKDTKWMKKRKKNNALDAPFSVYEVHLGSWKKQVEENRFMSYVELADDLVNYVKEMNFTHVELMPIMEFPYDPSWGYQVTGYFAPTSRFGYPEEFKLLVDKLHQNDIGIILDWVPSHFPEDAHGLGYFDGSALYEHPDRRKGYHQDWKSLIFNYGRNEVKSFLISNAIFWLDQYHADGFRVDAVASMLFLDYSREEGEWEPNMFGGRENLEAMSFLREMNEAVYSAFPDVQTIAEESTAFPLVSKPVFMGGLGFGMKWMMGWMHDTLDYFSKEPVYRQFHQNDLTFSMTYAFTENFMLPLSHDEVVYGKASILGKMPGDEWQRFANLRLLYSYMFTHPGTNLLFQGSEFGQSSEWNFKTSLDWHLLQYDPHKGVQELVKDLNTLYKNEPALYEKQFEAEGFEWIDYGDSQNSVFTYIRKGNDEKDDVIIACNMTPNPKENYKLGVPRKGKLKEVFNSDLKKYYGSGDYKNKLKTTKAEAWHYRDHSVDINIPPLGMVAFRYNKAVKPKTKTKSDTKTIKTRKTKTS from the coding sequence ATGGCAGAAGTTATAGCATATAGTCGTTTCACAGATTTTGATGTAGATCTTTTTAAGTCTGGAAAGCACTATCGTTTATATGAGAAATTTGGATCTCACATTACTACTATAGATGGAGTAGAAGGTGTTTACTTTGCTGTTTGGGCACCAAGTGCAAAAATGGTATCTGTAATTGGGGATTTTAATTATTGGACTGAAGGCGAGCATAAATTAAATGTTCGCTGGGATTCTAGCGGAATTTGGGAAGGTTTTATTCCTGGTGCAGGAAAAGGCAGCAAGTACAAGTACAAGATTCTTAGTAGCAACAATGATATAAAAACTGAAAAAGCAGATCCTTACGCAAGACGTGCAGAACATAATCCACAAACAGCATCAATTGTTTGGGATGATCACTATAAATGGAAGGATACCAAATGGATGAAAAAGCGTAAAAAGAACAACGCTTTAGACGCACCATTTTCTGTTTATGAAGTGCATTTAGGTTCTTGGAAAAAACAGGTTGAAGAGAATCGATTTATGTCTTATGTAGAGTTGGCTGATGACTTGGTCAATTATGTAAAAGAGATGAATTTTACGCATGTAGAGTTAATGCCAATTATGGAATTTCCTTATGATCCTTCTTGGGGTTACCAGGTGACGGGTTACTTTGCACCAACATCACGTTTTGGCTATCCTGAAGAATTCAAACTATTAGTCGATAAATTACACCAGAACGATATAGGGATTATTCTCGATTGGGTACCATCACATTTCCCTGAAGACGCACATGGACTTGGTTATTTTGATGGTTCTGCGCTTTACGAACATCCAGATAGAAGAAAAGGCTACCACCAAGATTGGAAGAGTTTAATTTTTAATTATGGACGTAACGAAGTCAAATCATTTTTAATCAGTAATGCCATTTTTTGGTTAGATCAATATCATGCTGATGGTTTCAGAGTAGATGCTGTGGCATCCATGTTATTTTTAGATTACAGTAGAGAAGAAGGAGAATGGGAGCCAAACATGTTTGGTGGACGAGAAAATCTGGAAGCCATGTCATTTTTAAGAGAAATGAATGAAGCTGTGTATTCGGCCTTTCCAGATGTACAAACTATTGCAGAAGAATCAACAGCATTTCCTCTAGTGTCTAAGCCTGTTTTTATGGGAGGTTTAGGATTCGGAATGAAATGGATGATGGGTTGGATGCATGATACACTAGATTATTTTAGTAAAGAACCAGTGTATAGGCAATTCCATCAAAATGATTTAACGTTCTCAATGACTTATGCGTTTACAGAGAATTTTATGTTGCCACTAAGTCATGATGAAGTTGTATACGGAAAAGCTTCTATCTTAGGAAAAATGCCAGGTGATGAATGGCAGCGTTTTGCTAACTTAAGATTGTTGTATAGTTATATGTTTACGCATCCTGGGACCAATTTATTGTTTCAAGGTTCTGAGTTTGGACAAAGTAGTGAGTGGAATTTTAAAACTAGTCTCGATTGGCATTTACTGCAATACGACCCACATAAAGGAGTACAAGAATTAGTTAAAGATTTGAATACACTTTATAAAAACGAACCAGCATTGTATGAAAAGCAGTTTGAAGCAGAAGGTTTTGAATGGATAGATTATGGTGATTCTCAGAATTCTGTTTTTACCTATATTAGAAAAGGAAATGATGAGAAGGACGATGTGATTATTGCTTGTAATATGACACCAAACCCTAAAGAAAATTACAAATTAGGTGTACCAAGAAAAGGGAAGCTTAAAGAAGTTTTTAATAGTGATTTAAAGAAATACTATGGATCTGGAGATTACAAGAATAAATTAAAAACCACGAAAGCTGAAGCTTGGCATTATAGAGATCATTCGGTAGATATTAATATTCCACCATTAGGAATGGTTGCTTTTAGGTATAATAAGGCAGTAAAACCTAAGACAAAAACGAAATCCGATACAAAAACAATTAAAACAAGAAAGACCAAGACAAGTTAG